In one Sporocytophaga myxococcoides genomic region, the following are encoded:
- a CDS encoding T9SS type A sorting domain-containing protein, translated as MKKFLFLLFIIGAVQKVSFALVTLSDPTPPPPTLSLSLNQSSGCIHNGNSKVTVSFSIANKESGKEYEAIIHYVSNGNDIVVQKLGSGNCDHWTSQSGYFYGELVIKNTATPILHTTGHYDYTVNLVEKPNLQKNYYDVCVGIGNDITFDITITNASNKVDYSLQGGSSGSTFTYVGNGGNPNNAVYSYKGKTTVDDNTDIKFKVIAKSKADPSCDIESDEITAKVHRPQTLQEIGGSYTIYLSSPTPKKLKELFVNLPSNVNLTFDTKKAKKYVYKNSSNEYVFDPSVAAPYTGSFKDSIVYTVDYGTCGKVTNIDLKTEIIIVNDKESLPSFLKSVEPLPICNNSENFSFIALIKDECQDPDPWLPTISVIADNGTFPAKDIKSEGRDDLTGAYRYRFTIEPHKYKVSNNGVVKVEISSICDLKILPIIDYMPYRTDLTLTVPPKTFISGFPSEVNGIVSLCSSSSDTISIRGIPSGSSGKYVIEKGISLGGNNYKFEPTEPTALRYAGFASPESDPTLERFVPAQVFNNVISSKYDSVIRITYWSPKPCSDSTSIILKFLPPADIKFTYPNDTICFGDELMLNVKGKINIGDNFLWKFGDGGSLSSPDSNLSYVYERPGRYFLRFQTNIKDLNEVEMCNNDIIDTIYVGAKPTASFDIYNNYLGESVRLESNSKILVPNTPEAKDTIFAWNWKFSGGLTDLQGDSVSFGSPGVEIDPYQVLHITTASWGCSDTAILSMPIFPVHTVSPDEFDKEQFNTSSKNGWYHTGQYYNDETLSSWRNVPPNGAHIKAISPGDAAWFTSVSGKGGYNAGEKSWVESPVYEIGNLQLPMLSMDTWTDMNYPFDGASVQFAFVDTTAFGKEKWQTLGEMDGEGLNWYNFNSVSGKPGNEEQGWTDNKSGRWSLSAYRLDTILKLSAQDPVNRKRVRFRIVLGTTTIGQNMDGFAFDNFFVGQRNRKIIVEEFCDHENKIENPDELFIDPQALRVQYHLADLVDDDEINIQNPYEPSARALLYGIGKTLPRIVLDGIFFENDKAFGTEYVKWSQKSLLERSLITSPYNIKLNSNNNGDSLKIEATIEKSSTVTEDKNYVVQVAIIEKVVQGNGKEFTNVLRKMLPNSAGHRIDKNSVWTSTTINTSWKPTIKPTSDIYIMAYLQDEDTKEIYQSDYLPVALADYQNLYSGARPGSPSAKGSFSDLTLSPNPTSHDLMVRFDGVLKDDYTWSIIDVLGNQRNAGLMLYGTEAKILSTEQLGTGMYYLKLEGEGRSFIKKFSVVK; from the coding sequence ATGAAAAAATTTTTATTTTTGCTTTTTATAATCGGTGCAGTTCAAAAGGTTTCGTTTGCACTGGTGACGTTATCTGACCCAACGCCTCCACCTCCAACTTTATCTCTTTCTCTTAATCAATCAAGCGGATGTATACATAATGGAAATAGTAAGGTTACAGTTTCTTTTTCAATTGCAAATAAGGAATCGGGTAAAGAATATGAAGCTATAATTCACTATGTAAGCAATGGAAATGATATCGTTGTACAAAAATTAGGAAGTGGAAATTGTGATCATTGGACATCTCAGTCTGGATATTTTTATGGAGAACTTGTGATTAAAAATACAGCAACCCCAATCCTTCACACAACAGGTCATTATGACTATACAGTGAATTTGGTCGAAAAACCAAACTTACAAAAAAATTACTATGATGTATGTGTGGGAATCGGTAATGACATCACTTTTGATATAACTATAACAAATGCAAGTAATAAAGTAGACTATAGTTTACAGGGCGGCTCTAGCGGAAGTACATTTACGTATGTTGGAAACGGGGGAAATCCTAACAATGCAGTCTATTCGTACAAAGGAAAGACCACAGTGGATGACAATACAGACATTAAGTTTAAAGTCATTGCAAAAAGTAAAGCAGATCCGAGTTGCGATATTGAGTCGGATGAAATAACAGCTAAGGTACATAGACCACAGACACTTCAGGAGATTGGTGGTTCGTATACAATTTACCTTTCTTCACCGACTCCGAAAAAGCTAAAGGAGTTGTTTGTAAATCTTCCCAGTAATGTAAATTTAACTTTTGATACAAAAAAGGCTAAAAAATATGTCTATAAAAATAGTTCGAACGAATATGTTTTTGATCCATCCGTAGCAGCTCCTTATACAGGAAGTTTCAAAGACTCAATCGTATATACAGTTGATTATGGGACATGCGGTAAAGTTACTAACATAGATCTTAAGACAGAGATCATAATTGTAAACGATAAGGAAAGCTTACCTTCCTTTCTAAAGTCAGTGGAACCTCTCCCTATCTGTAATAATTCAGAAAATTTTTCATTTATTGCACTTATTAAAGATGAATGCCAGGATCCAGACCCTTGGCTTCCAACCATTTCAGTTATTGCAGATAATGGAACATTTCCAGCGAAAGATATTAAGAGTGAAGGAAGGGATGATTTGACTGGCGCTTATAGATATAGGTTTACCATTGAACCTCACAAGTATAAAGTTAGCAACAATGGTGTAGTGAAAGTAGAAATAAGTTCTATTTGTGATCTTAAAATACTGCCAATTATTGATTACATGCCCTATAGGACAGATCTTACATTAACAGTACCTCCAAAAACTTTTATCAGCGGATTTCCTTCAGAAGTGAATGGTATTGTAAGTTTATGTAGTTCTTCCTCAGATACAATTTCTATTCGTGGCATTCCATCAGGAAGTTCGGGTAAGTATGTAATTGAAAAAGGTATTTCACTAGGAGGCAATAATTATAAATTTGAGCCTACTGAACCAACTGCTTTGAGGTATGCTGGGTTTGCATCGCCAGAGAGCGATCCCACTCTTGAAAGGTTTGTTCCAGCACAGGTTTTTAATAATGTTATATCATCAAAGTATGATAGTGTAATAAGGATTACGTATTGGTCTCCCAAGCCTTGTTCTGATTCTACGTCGATCATCCTTAAGTTTTTACCTCCTGCTGATATTAAATTTACATATCCAAATGATACTATATGTTTTGGAGATGAGTTAATGCTTAACGTTAAAGGTAAAATTAATATAGGGGATAATTTTTTGTGGAAATTTGGAGATGGGGGAAGTTTATCATCACCAGATTCAAATTTATCTTACGTTTATGAGAGACCCGGAAGGTATTTTCTGAGATTTCAGACAAATATTAAGGATCTGAACGAAGTTGAGATGTGCAATAATGACATTATTGATACCATTTATGTCGGCGCTAAACCAACCGCATCCTTTGACATATACAACAATTATTTAGGGGAATCAGTCCGTTTAGAATCAAATTCTAAAATTCTGGTTCCAAATACACCAGAAGCAAAAGATACAATCTTCGCATGGAATTGGAAGTTTAGCGGAGGCCTGACAGATTTGCAAGGGGATTCAGTTTCTTTTGGTTCCCCTGGTGTAGAAATAGACCCATATCAAGTCCTTCATATCACGACTGCATCATGGGGTTGTTCGGACACGGCTATTTTAAGTATGCCAATTTTTCCCGTTCATACTGTTTCACCTGATGAATTCGATAAGGAACAATTCAATACATCATCAAAAAATGGCTGGTATCACACCGGTCAATATTATAATGATGAAACTCTTTCGAGCTGGAGGAATGTGCCTCCAAACGGAGCCCATATAAAAGCAATTTCTCCTGGGGACGCAGCATGGTTTACCAGCGTTTCTGGCAAAGGTGGATATAATGCAGGTGAAAAGTCCTGGGTTGAAAGTCCAGTTTATGAAATAGGAAACTTGCAACTTCCAATGTTATCTATGGATACCTGGACTGACATGAATTACCCATTTGATGGGGCTTCTGTTCAGTTTGCTTTTGTCGATACCACAGCATTTGGAAAGGAGAAATGGCAAACTCTGGGAGAAATGGATGGTGAAGGACTTAACTGGTATAATTTTAATTCGGTTAGCGGAAAACCTGGCAATGAAGAACAAGGCTGGACAGATAATAAATCCGGTAGGTGGTCCTTATCAGCCTATAGGCTTGATACAATCCTTAAATTATCTGCTCAGGATCCTGTTAACAGAAAGCGCGTCCGTTTCCGGATTGTTCTTGGTACTACAACGATAGGACAAAATATGGATGGCTTTGCTTTCGATAATTTCTTTGTAGGTCAAAGAAACAGAAAGATCATTGTAGAAGAATTTTGTGATCATGAAAATAAAATTGAGAACCCTGATGAACTCTTTATAGATCCTCAGGCTTTGAGGGTTCAATATCACCTAGCCGATCTTGTTGACGATGATGAGATCAATATTCAGAATCCCTACGAACCAAGTGCGAGAGCGTTGTTGTATGGTATTGGCAAGACTCTTCCAAGAATTGTGCTTGATGGTATCTTCTTTGAAAATGATAAAGCGTTTGGAACTGAATATGTAAAATGGTCTCAGAAGTCATTGCTTGAGCGTTCATTGATTACATCACCTTATAATATCAAACTGAACTCTAATAATAATGGAGATAGTCTTAAGATTGAAGCCACAATTGAGAAATCTTCAACAGTTACAGAGGACAAAAATTATGTAGTACAAGTTGCCATAATTGAAAAAGTTGTGCAAGGTAATGGTAAAGAGTTTACCAATGTGCTTCGCAAGATGCTTCCTAACTCTGCTGGTCACCGCATAGATAAGAATTCTGTATGGACCTCTACCACTATCAACACTAGTTGGAAGCCTACGATAAAGCCTACAAGCGATATTTATATTATGGCTTACCTCCAGGATGAGGATACAAAAGAGATTTATCAGTCGGACTACTTACCAGTGGCATTGGCAGACTATCAAAATCTTTATTCGGGAGCCCGTCCGGGAAGTCCTTCTGCTAAGGGCTCTTTCAGTGATCTGACTTTAAGTCCGAATCCTACCTCTCACGACCTGATGGTAAGATTCGACGGAGTCCTTAAGGATGATTATACCTGGTCCATCATAGATGTTCTGGGCAATCAGAGAAACGCAGGCTTAATGCTTTATGGTACAGAAGCTAAAATACTCAGTACCGAACAACTAGGTACAGGCATGTATTACCTGAAGCTCGAAGGAGAGGGTCGCAGCTTTATTAAGAAATTTTCAGTAGTTAAGTAA
- a CDS encoding eCIS core domain-containing protein, which translates to MGEFLNKSRQGGGTKPNLHQSQHSQLKANDQKSSQSIEEKSEDKFSKDSSLAKVLQGKWDSSEGGEENNQKGGPVPPMLMEEDEEPVQRKGPVPLQFHAAEEEDIPVQRKGPVPPMSIENEEEQPIQRKGPIPLQFYAIEEEEEPVQRKGPVPPISFDQEELSQSGSSSSDKMPPFVQRKMESSFGEDFSDVNIHANSSQSKDLNAHAFAKGNDIHFAPGRYNPESQKGQELLGHELTHVVQQRQGRVQSTAQKKGVGINDDVGLEKEADLMGEKAAKGEQLLVGNSLSTQSSDKMPIQKKKKEDVLKSVSDYKDDIASACQQYGIEEKQLKAIIAVESAGIKDATSGSAFGLMQLTEETWNDTRKRYPELKAYDFGTYWKNPKVNIMFGAATFKLKLKSVGVNSQDKNFAAIAITAYNAGEGTVKKAINYASAAGCKDPYSECFNAQYLKPAIKDTGIYKYYLTGKGKKSNKTGSIEEAIELKYNEVLAYPNKVNEYLDLQNGKENKDLSKQIAETSSLKKGNKESVVNMPGIQSSGATYVVKKGETLDIIANKNSVSKEDLIKWNLKKLRKWGNIEGFEAGEAILIRKDKLQKEEVKSSTPEPGIMNVLFNYFETSKDIVSELYNETSEGISRFFYNMLFDNETNAGAQDKTSQAADKQKLSPTASNDKLNNLKANSVINHIDRVAAARGLVSIPYKQETDSGLRTGDSKDAKAFMDCSEFVCRVLYANGVTDKVEQLNSDGLKNLLSNNKKFEHSNSAKAGDIALWDGHVGIVSSVEGAKIRLIHARGEGKLSSENKYHILPSEYRTSKFYGYYSPKQLLAN; encoded by the coding sequence ATGGGAGAATTTTTAAATAAAAGTCGTCAAGGGGGTGGCACCAAACCAAACCTTCACCAGTCACAACACTCGCAATTAAAAGCAAATGATCAAAAATCGTCTCAAAGCATAGAGGAAAAATCAGAAGATAAATTTTCTAAAGATTCTTCATTGGCAAAAGTATTACAAGGAAAATGGGATAGCTCAGAAGGAGGAGAGGAAAATAATCAGAAGGGAGGCCCTGTACCTCCCATGCTGATGGAAGAAGATGAAGAGCCTGTTCAGAGAAAAGGACCGGTGCCATTGCAGTTTCACGCAGCAGAAGAGGAAGATATTCCTGTTCAGAGAAAAGGTCCAGTGCCTCCTATGTCAATTGAGAACGAGGAGGAACAACCAATTCAAAGAAAGGGGCCAATTCCTTTACAGTTTTATGCGATTGAAGAAGAAGAAGAACCGGTTCAACGGAAGGGCCCAGTTCCTCCTATAAGTTTTGATCAAGAAGAACTGTCTCAAAGTGGTTCTTCATCATCTGATAAGATGCCTCCATTTGTTCAAAGGAAAATGGAATCGTCATTCGGGGAAGATTTTTCTGATGTTAATATTCATGCCAACTCATCCCAATCAAAGGATCTTAATGCCCATGCTTTTGCCAAAGGCAATGACATACATTTCGCTCCGGGTAGGTACAATCCTGAGTCGCAAAAAGGGCAGGAACTTTTAGGTCACGAACTGACCCACGTTGTTCAGCAACGGCAGGGAAGAGTGCAGTCAACTGCTCAGAAGAAGGGCGTGGGGATTAATGATGATGTGGGATTGGAGAAGGAGGCGGATTTGATGGGAGAAAAGGCAGCGAAGGGAGAACAACTATTGGTTGGCAACTCTTTATCAACTCAAAGTTCAGACAAGATGCCAATTCAGAAGAAGAAAAAGGAAGACGTCTTAAAATCTGTCAGCGATTATAAGGATGATATTGCTAGTGCTTGTCAGCAATATGGGATTGAAGAAAAACAACTCAAAGCTATTATTGCAGTTGAATCCGCAGGAATAAAGGATGCAACGAGTGGATCTGCATTTGGATTAATGCAATTGACGGAAGAGACATGGAATGATACAAGAAAGAGGTATCCTGAACTAAAGGCTTATGATTTTGGAACATATTGGAAAAATCCGAAAGTAAATATCATGTTTGGTGCAGCTACTTTCAAATTAAAGTTGAAAAGTGTAGGGGTAAACTCACAAGATAAGAACTTTGCAGCCATTGCAATTACTGCTTATAATGCGGGTGAGGGAACAGTTAAAAAAGCTATAAATTATGCTTCTGCTGCAGGATGTAAAGATCCATATTCGGAATGCTTTAATGCTCAATATTTAAAACCAGCCATTAAAGATACTGGGATTTATAAATACTACTTAACGGGAAAAGGAAAGAAAAGCAATAAAACAGGAAGTATTGAAGAAGCTATAGAATTAAAATATAATGAGGTTCTTGCTTATCCTAATAAGGTTAATGAATATCTTGATCTTCAGAATGGGAAAGAAAATAAGGATCTTAGCAAGCAAATTGCTGAAACCTCAAGCTTAAAAAAAGGGAATAAGGAAAGTGTTGTCAATATGCCAGGTATACAAAGTTCAGGAGCTACATATGTTGTGAAAAAAGGAGAAACTTTAGATATTATTGCAAATAAAAATTCAGTTTCCAAAGAAGATTTGATAAAGTGGAATTTAAAGAAATTGCGAAAATGGGGAAATATTGAGGGATTTGAAGCTGGGGAAGCAATTTTAATTAGGAAAGATAAACTTCAAAAGGAAGAAGTTAAATCAAGTACACCTGAACCAGGTATAATGAATGTTTTGTTTAATTATTTTGAAACATCTAAGGATATTGTTAGCGAATTGTATAATGAAACTTCAGAAGGAATCTCAAGATTTTTTTATAATATGCTCTTTGACAATGAAACAAATGCTGGAGCTCAGGATAAAACTTCACAAGCCGCTGATAAGCAAAAATTGTCCCCTACAGCTTCTAATGACAAATTAAACAATTTAAAAGCTAATTCTGTCATTAATCATATTGATAGGGTTGCAGCAGCAAGGGGATTGGTTAGCATTCCATACAAGCAGGAAACTGATAGTGGGTTGAGAACTGGGGATTCAAAAGATGCTAAAGCGTTTATGGACTGTTCTGAGTTCGTATGTAGAGTGCTATATGCAAATGGTGTTACTGATAAAGTAGAACAGTTAAATTCGGACGGATTAAAAAACTTATTATCTAATAATAAGAAATTTGAGCATAGTAATTCTGCGAAAGCCGGAGATATAGCATTATGGGATGGGCATGTTGGAATTGTTTCCAGTGTTGAAGGGGCAAAAATAAGGTTGATACATGCAAGAGGAGAGGGTAAATTATCTTCTGAAAACAAATATCATATTTTACCATCAGAATATAGAACTTCGAAATTTTACGGATATTACAGTCCGAAACAATTATTGGCAAATTAA
- a CDS encoding eCIS core domain-containing protein, whose protein sequence is MREFLHKNRQGNDSNRNLHQSQQKQLKAVDQKSSQNPESEEEQSKDLSFQDVLQRKWDSSEGGEEHNQRRGPVPSMMEEEEEEPLQRKGPVPLQFHAEEEEELPMQRKGPVPPISDDSGKLSQSDSSSSDKMPPLVQRKMETSFSEDFSNVNIHKNSAQSTDMDAHAFTQGNDIHFAPGQYNPESQQGQELLGHELTHVVQQRSGVVKPTTQMKGVGVNDDATLENEADVMGKKAAEGKPAEVEGAGSGIQKETAEGNLSEWRKNGKLKGKVPVRDENSVPDANVSEEESTYQALLAEAEKLQTQQRDRADKMIVNREVTSFNYWFAKVYSLVSKHEIEYVKAGAYYYPSYVLRCVLYFERLYNDNLNAQASGGKVEDHWKVAFDKAKDSKAKFDMFDQDQKTPSVGPVGEPGERAARAGQFMSNEANKAMAVVASLVASMLAHIRFDLPRAEAWVYNTYYKSQTPTIKTFMTDFMTMGGVFDNAGREMQAVIAQKGSGLAGITPKMAQDMSMRYLYGADMTKERADTWKRAEELSLLPQSDQAADPYEKGIGDVGKDPASYTDWLNKISTNPSMKDTETPPVKNSSEILSKTEQELAALPLVERIRMVAQMLFATTMDGAEDAIMKILFATQKFKTSETITLIDGVDPYELLHDCDGAQFMTLRFFLKSYYYSNAPMVSMVRLQNTLISVIKTFNESWEGDIMLDMLEKRPDRKSIVTAAGVFQPGPNTGPDKTFWDGFDILYNNIMKTEFQRSQLCALFGIPYLNSGGKGVPRPVTNDPNKQSEKGGKETQGHAGNAEKTSDSGGKGQQTEEQQKYLNIDIKKQDYQEIKNPTGAVSIGIVEARILERKPDGVKIKVKFNMNDGKFILVGKNEIELKGHYNAAGDIIETEAFTIPVNYDGKQMIISFKKLHVPVKDVKN, encoded by the coding sequence ATGAGAGAATTTTTACATAAAAACCGTCAAGGAAATGATAGCAACCGAAACCTGCATCAATCCCAGCAGAAGCAGCTAAAGGCTGTTGATCAAAAATCTTCACAAAATCCAGAATCTGAAGAAGAGCAATCTAAAGATTTATCATTTCAAGATGTCTTGCAAAGAAAGTGGGATAGTTCTGAAGGAGGTGAAGAACATAATCAAAGAAGAGGTCCTGTACCTTCAATGATGGAGGAAGAGGAAGAAGAGCCATTACAAAGAAAGGGACCTGTGCCATTGCAGTTCCACGCAGAGGAAGAAGAAGAATTGCCAATGCAGCGCAAAGGCCCTGTACCTCCTATTAGTGATGATTCAGGTAAGCTCTCTCAGAGTGACTCTTCTTCATCCGATAAGATGCCGCCTTTAGTACAAAGAAAGATGGAGACCTCATTTAGCGAGGATTTTTCTAATGTAAATATTCACAAGAATTCTGCACAATCTACAGATATGGATGCCCATGCGTTTACTCAGGGCAATGACATACACTTTGCACCGGGACAATACAATCCTGAATCTCAACAGGGGCAGGAATTGTTAGGTCATGAACTTACTCATGTTGTCCAGCAGCGGTCCGGGGTGGTGAAACCTACTACTCAGATGAAAGGTGTTGGGGTCAATGACGATGCTACTCTCGAAAACGAAGCTGATGTCATGGGTAAAAAAGCTGCGGAAGGAAAACCTGCAGAAGTGGAGGGGGCAGGATCTGGAATACAAAAGGAAACGGCTGAAGGAAACCTTTCTGAATGGAGAAAGAATGGAAAGTTAAAAGGCAAGGTCCCTGTGCGAGATGAAAATTCTGTACCTGATGCTAATGTTTCTGAAGAAGAAAGTACTTATCAGGCATTGCTGGCGGAGGCAGAAAAGTTGCAAACTCAGCAAAGGGACAGGGCAGATAAGATGATCGTTAACAGGGAGGTAACAAGCTTTAATTACTGGTTTGCAAAAGTATATAGCCTGGTTTCAAAACATGAAATCGAATATGTAAAGGCGGGGGCTTATTATTATCCATCCTATGTGTTAAGATGTGTTCTTTATTTCGAAAGACTTTATAATGATAACTTAAATGCACAAGCTTCAGGAGGGAAAGTAGAAGATCATTGGAAAGTTGCTTTTGATAAAGCAAAGGATTCAAAAGCTAAGTTTGATATGTTTGATCAGGATCAGAAGACCCCGTCTGTTGGTCCTGTTGGCGAACCTGGAGAAAGGGCCGCAAGAGCAGGCCAATTTATGAGTAACGAAGCAAATAAAGCAATGGCAGTTGTCGCTTCTCTTGTTGCTTCCATGTTGGCGCATATTCGTTTCGATCTTCCCAGAGCAGAAGCCTGGGTTTATAATACCTACTACAAATCTCAGACTCCCACAATAAAAACATTCATGACTGACTTTATGACCATGGGAGGTGTTTTCGATAATGCCGGAAGAGAGATGCAGGCTGTTATTGCCCAAAAGGGAAGTGGGCTTGCTGGTATTACACCGAAGATGGCTCAGGATATGTCTATGAGATATTTATATGGAGCTGATATGACTAAGGAGCGTGCAGATACCTGGAAAAGAGCAGAGGAGCTTTCCTTGTTGCCTCAGTCAGATCAGGCTGCAGATCCTTATGAAAAGGGAATAGGCGATGTTGGGAAGGACCCGGCTTCCTATACAGATTGGTTGAATAAAATCTCAACTAACCCAAGTATGAAGGATACGGAGACTCCTCCTGTAAAGAATAGTTCAGAGATTTTAAGTAAGACTGAGCAGGAGCTGGCAGCTCTCCCTTTAGTGGAGAGAATAAGAATGGTAGCGCAAATGCTTTTTGCAACAACAATGGATGGGGCGGAAGATGCTATAATGAAAATTCTTTTTGCAACTCAAAAGTTTAAAACATCTGAAACCATAACCTTAATAGATGGAGTTGATCCTTATGAACTTCTGCACGATTGTGACGGCGCCCAGTTTATGACACTGCGCTTTTTTCTGAAAAGTTATTATTATTCCAATGCACCAATGGTTTCAATGGTAAGGCTCCAGAATACATTGATCTCTGTTATAAAAACCTTCAATGAAAGCTGGGAGGGGGATATAATGCTGGATATGCTGGAGAAAAGACCTGACAGAAAAAGTATTGTTACTGCAGCAGGTGTTTTCCAGCCTGGTCCTAATACAGGTCCGGACAAAACATTCTGGGATGGCTTTGATATTTTATATAATAATATAATGAAAACGGAATTCCAGAGATCTCAACTTTGTGCTTTATTTGGAATTCCTTATTTGAATTCAGGGGGAAAAGGTGTTCCGAGACCAGTTACTAATGACCCCAATAAGCAATCAGAAAAGGGAGGCAAAGAGACGCAAGGACATGCAGGTAACGCTGAGAAAACTTCTGATTCCGGAGGTAAAGGCCAGCAAACTGAAGAGCAGCAGAAGTATCTGAATATTGATATTAAGAAACAGGACTATCAGGAAATTAAAAACCCTACAGGTGCTGTTTCAATAGGTATTGTTGAAGCAAGGATCCTGGAGAGAAAACCAGATGGAGTAAAAATTAAGGTGAAATTTAATATGAATGATGGGAAATTTATTTTAGTTGGAAAAAATGAAATAGAACTAAAGGGACATTATAATGCAGCAGGAGATATTATTGAGACGGAAGCTTTTACAATTCCTGTAAATTATGATGGTAAGCAAATGATTATATCCTTTAAAAAGTTACATGTTCCAGTAAAAGATGTTAAAAATTGA
- a CDS encoding PP2C family protein-serine/threonine phosphatase, translating to MPVSLKIIFLYYINKPYNGSLCKLHFRLNTLISAALLVALTTTLYMRNIGSFIFLIAIFFFHSVEGAGKKSSSGKEVEDKRSVVIKAIESAELYDKSGKTKRAITELEKIIETAKICGDENLLAKTYELLIQFNHKTGARKKEEEYTYWLNLIKTAAEKKQLERQSRKNELEITKLRKQNHEAEIDKQQTEEELSKQTDELKRAKDSLDFLDLKNKEHLAQIDLLKKEREIEDLKIKEQESRLKNQELVIKEKDARHRFITAIIASLILGIITLSVLAYVIYKNLRQKRLYSEQIEKQLGVIKHQHENITNSINYAQKIQNAMLPNESDYQHLFEDSFILFKPKDIVSGDFYWFFNVNEGDRGNEAGTEISNRVIIVAADCTGHGVPGALMSMVGYNLLNMIVYNKIYEPHLILSELNKNVRSALQQDKNDNKDGMDMALCVINRESKTIEFAGAKNPIIVIKNGEIEHLKGDKHPIGGSQGEAHRDYTKHTISYDGDTQIYMFSDGYVDQFGGPESKKFMIKNLKDLLLKIHREPFNKQKDILNKTIEEWKGTKEKQIDDILVMGMKVN from the coding sequence ATGCCTGTTTCATTAAAAATAATTTTTCTTTACTATATCAATAAACCTTACAATGGGTCTCTCTGCAAATTGCATTTTCGTTTAAATACTCTTATAAGTGCAGCATTACTGGTAGCATTAACGACGACATTGTATATGAGGAACATAGGTTCATTCATCTTTCTGATAGCTATTTTCTTCTTTCATTCTGTGGAAGGAGCTGGTAAAAAAAGTAGTTCAGGAAAAGAAGTAGAGGATAAACGATCTGTTGTAATAAAAGCAATAGAATCAGCTGAATTATATGACAAATCCGGAAAAACAAAAAGGGCAATTACGGAACTAGAAAAAATCATTGAGACGGCAAAGATCTGTGGAGATGAAAACCTACTGGCAAAGACTTATGAACTATTGATTCAGTTTAATCATAAAACCGGTGCTCGCAAAAAAGAAGAAGAGTATACCTATTGGCTGAACTTAATTAAAACGGCAGCGGAAAAAAAGCAGCTGGAAAGGCAATCAAGGAAAAATGAATTAGAAATAACCAAGCTACGAAAACAAAATCATGAAGCTGAAATAGATAAGCAGCAAACCGAAGAAGAGCTTAGTAAACAGACTGACGAATTAAAAAGAGCGAAAGATTCTTTAGATTTCCTTGATTTAAAGAATAAAGAACACCTTGCTCAGATAGACTTATTAAAAAAAGAAAGAGAGATTGAAGATTTAAAAATTAAAGAGCAGGAATCAAGATTAAAAAATCAGGAACTTGTAATAAAGGAAAAAGATGCTCGACATAGGTTCATTACAGCGATCATCGCTTCCTTGATTTTAGGTATCATTACCCTTTCTGTATTAGCTTATGTAATTTATAAAAACTTACGTCAGAAGAGACTTTACAGTGAACAGATTGAAAAACAATTGGGTGTAATTAAACATCAGCACGAGAACATTACCAATTCAATCAATTATGCTCAGAAAATTCAGAATGCAATGCTACCAAATGAGAGTGATTATCAGCATTTATTCGAAGATTCTTTTATCTTATTTAAGCCCAAAGATATAGTAAGTGGTGACTTTTACTGGTTTTTTAATGTAAATGAGGGGGATCGTGGAAATGAGGCAGGTACAGAAATAAGTAATAGAGTTATAATAGTAGCTGCAGATTGCACAGGTCATGGTGTTCCCGGAGCTTTGATGTCAATGGTTGGATACAACTTGTTAAACATGATTGTATATAATAAAATTTATGAACCGCATTTAATACTCAGTGAACTTAATAAAAATGTAAGGTCTGCCCTTCAGCAGGACAAGAATGATAATAAAGATGGTATGGACATGGCCTTATGTGTGATTAATCGTGAAAGTAAGACTATTGAATTTGCAGGAGCCAAGAACCCTATTATTGTCATTAAAAACGGAGAGATCGAGCATTTAAAAGGTGACAAACATCCGATAGGCGGCTCTCAGGGCGAGGCTCACAGAGATTACACCAAACATACAATTTCTTACGATGGTGATACGCAGATCTATATGTTCTCAGATGGATATGTAGATCAGTTTGGAGGACCTGAAAGTAAGAAATTTATGATAAAGAATTTAAAAGATCTGTTGTTGAAAATTCATAGGGAGCCATTCAATAAGCAAAAGGATATCCTGAATAAAACTATTGAAGAATGGAAGGGAACTAAGGAAAAGCAAATAGATGATATTTTGGTAATGGGCATGAAAGTGAACTAA